One window of the Hippoglossus hippoglossus isolate fHipHip1 chromosome 9, fHipHip1.pri, whole genome shotgun sequence genome contains the following:
- the neflb gene encoding neurofilament, light polypeptide b, with product MASIGFDPYFPSPYKRRVAVRSAGYGGGGGIGSRSAYSSHSAPISSYASSCRSYPAYSRVSSSYSSVLSAPVSAAATDLRLEQAAQVSSEFKTLRTQEKAELQGLNDRFVSFIDRVHELEQQNKLLETELLLLRQRQTQPSNLRALYDHELRQLHAAVEEARHEKQAAQDRRDEMEDVLRNLEKRYEDEVMGRAEAEGRLLDTRKETDDAALSQAELEKRVCTLLDELAFLKRLCESEIAELQAQIHYSAEVSVEMEVAKPDLSAALRDIRVQYEKLAQHNLQSAEEWFCNKMNVMTVGSARNTESIKKGKDEAGEYRRLLKARMLDIDAGRDMNHALENQLQEVEEKQSAEISALQDAISQLEDELRANKNDMARYLKDYQDLLNVKMALDIEIAAYRKLLEGEENRINVASSGSVSVYSQAMYGAPSYGRTQISMQSQLSSAPPYLLSSRFYSPSFSTEERISASQAHQAEASPPQDEEEEQVEEEEEEDQVEKEEKEEEEEHGEEEKEEEEEQGEEGEEEVEEKKDGEEEADEQGDEEGEAEDEAKEDEAQGGEESQPEEEDGAEQKEEEGDEEGEKKEVETEKKEVVEKATDKKV from the exons ATGGCTTCCATCGGCTTTGACCCTTACTTTCCCTCCCCTTACAAGAGGAGAGTGGCGGTGCGCAGTGCAGgatatggaggaggtggaggaattGGATCTAGGTCTGCCTACTCCAGCCACTCTGCCCCAATATCTTCCTATGCATCCTCATGCAGAAGTTATCCAGCCTACTCCCGAGTTAGCTCCAGCTACTCCTCTGTGCTTTCTGCTCCGGTGTCTGCAGCTGCAACTGACCTACGCCTTGAGCAAGCAGCCCAGGTCAGCTCTGAGTTCAAAACCTTGAGGACCCAGGAGAAGGCTGAGCTGCAGGGCCTGAATGACCGCTTTGTAAGCTTCATTGACCGGGTCCATGAGTTGGAGCAGCAGAACAAGTTGCTGGAGACTGAGCTTTTGCTGCTCAGGCAGAGGCAGACACAGCCATCCAACCTCCGGGCCCTGTATGATCATGAGCTCCGCCAGCTCCATGCTGCTGTGGAAGAAGCTCGCCATGAGAAGCAAGCAGCCCAAGATCGCAGGGATGAGATGGAGGATGTGCTGAGAAACCTGGAAAAACGCTATGAGGATGAAGTGATGGgcagagcagaagcagagggAAGGCTCCTCGATACCAGAAAGGAAACAGATGATGCTGCTCTGAGCCAGGCCGAGCTCGAGAAAAGAGTCTGTACCCTGCTGGATGAGCTGGCCTTCCTGAAGCGCCTCTGCGAGAGTGAGATTGCAGAGCTGCAGGCCCAAATACATTACAGCGCTGAGGTGTCAGTGGAGATGGAGGTTGCCAAACCTGACCTATCTGCCGCTCTCCGTGACATCCGGGTGCAGTATGAAAAGCTTGCACAACACAACCTGCAGTCAGCTGAAGAGTGGTTCTGCAACAAGATGAATGTGATGACAGTTGGCTCCGCTCGCAACACTGAGAGcataaaaaaaggcaaagacgAGGCTGGAGAATACCGCCGGCTCCTCAAAGCCAGGATGCTGGATATTGATGCCGGCCGTGACATGAACCATGCTCTTGAAAACCAActgcaggaagtggaggaaaaacagagtGCTGAGATCTCTGCACTGCAG GATGCAATAAGTCAGCTGGAGGACGAGTTGAGGGCAAACAAGAATGACATGGCTCGCTATTTGAAAGATTATCAGGACCTCTTGAATGTGAAGATGGCCTTGGATATTGAAATAGCAGCCTACAG GAAGCTCCTTGAAGGAGAAGAGAACCGTATCAATGTGGCGAGCTCCGGGTCCGTCAGTGTTTACTCCCAGGCCATGTATGGCGCTCCATCTTATGGAAGAACACAGATCTCCATGCAGTCTCAGCTGAGCTCGGCACCGCCTTACCTGCTGAGCTCCCGCTTTTATTCTCCATCCTtctccacagaggagagaatATCTGCAAGCCAAGCACATCAAGCTGAGGCCAGCCCTCCtcaagatgaggaggaagagcaggtggaagaggaagaggaggaggatcaggtagaaaaagaagaaaaggaggaggaagaggagcacggagaagaagagaaggaggaggaagaggagcagggagaagaaggggaggaagaggtggaggaaaagaaggacggagaggaagaagcagatGAACAAG GTGATGAAGAGGGGGAAGCAGAGGATGAAGCCAAGGAAGACGAGGCgcaaggaggagaggagagccaacctgaggaagaggatggtgctgagcagaaggaggaagagggtgatgaAGAGGGTGAGAAGAAAGAGGTGGAAACTGAGAAAAAAGAGGTGGTGGAGAAAGCAACagataaaaaagtttaa